A stretch of Bradyrhizobium sp. AZCC 2262 DNA encodes these proteins:
- a CDS encoding hemolysin family protein has translation MLYFELGIVTILIVTNGLLSMSELAIVSSRPARLAAMAERNIKGSRRALSLASDPGKFLSTVQIGITLIGVLSGAFSGATLGLRLTNLLTAVGWSQGVADAIGVGAVVTAITYASLIIGELVPKQIALRDPESVAVRVAPYMMMLAKVSSPAVWLLDRSGKALLWLLGHRGGTSEKVSEDEIRTLVVEAENAGVLEPGEKEMIAGVMRLGDLPVGAVMTPRREVSMINLADSLQTIRSTLAASNHSHFVVFDLAADAAVGIVKAKDMLDCYLSEQTPDIAKLVRPAPVIPEFLDARDVVAILRDSTVHMGLVHDEYGAFQGVVTSADILESIVGGFHTEEGPPEAAAVRRDDGSYLISGWMSAVEFASLLRFELPASRHYQTVAGFLLSQFGRIPDVGDRIEVEGWCFEIVDLDGRRIDKLLATRISETSVQANT, from the coding sequence ATGCTCTACTTCGAACTCGGGATCGTGACGATCCTGATTGTCACCAACGGCCTGCTTTCCATGTCGGAACTGGCCATTGTGTCGTCGCGACCGGCACGGCTTGCGGCGATGGCCGAAAGAAACATCAAAGGCTCCCGCCGCGCGCTGTCGCTGGCATCCGATCCCGGAAAATTTCTCTCCACGGTACAGATCGGCATCACGCTCATCGGCGTGCTGTCGGGTGCGTTTTCGGGTGCCACGCTTGGCCTGCGGCTGACCAACCTGCTGACCGCGGTCGGATGGTCGCAAGGCGTGGCCGACGCCATCGGCGTCGGGGCCGTCGTGACCGCGATCACTTATGCGTCGCTCATCATCGGCGAACTCGTCCCCAAGCAGATTGCCTTGCGCGATCCTGAATCGGTGGCGGTGCGGGTGGCTCCCTACATGATGATGCTTGCAAAGGTCTCGTCACCAGCCGTCTGGCTTCTCGATCGATCGGGCAAGGCATTGTTGTGGCTGCTCGGTCACCGCGGCGGGACGAGCGAGAAAGTCAGCGAGGATGAAATTCGCACCCTTGTCGTCGAAGCCGAGAATGCCGGCGTGCTCGAACCGGGTGAAAAGGAAATGATCGCGGGCGTCATGCGCCTTGGCGATCTTCCGGTCGGTGCCGTCATGACACCGCGTCGCGAAGTGAGCATGATCAATCTGGCCGACAGCCTGCAAACGATCCGATCCACGCTGGCTGCCAGCAACCATTCCCATTTTGTGGTTTTCGACCTTGCTGCCGATGCCGCGGTCGGGATCGTCAAGGCCAAGGACATGTTGGACTGCTATCTGTCGGAGCAGACGCCTGACATCGCCAAGCTGGTGCGGCCGGCGCCGGTCATTCCGGAATTTCTCGATGCGCGGGACGTCGTCGCCATCCTGCGCGATTCCACCGTCCATATGGGGCTGGTCCATGATGAATATGGCGCGTTCCAGGGCGTGGTGACCAGTGCGGATATCCTGGAATCGATCGTCGGTGGCTTTCACACGGAAGAGGGGCCGCCGGAAGCGGCGGCCGTCCGGCGCGACGACGGGTCGTATTTGATCTCGGGGTGGATGTCCGCCGTCGAGTTTGCTTCGCTGCTCCGGTTCGAATTGCCGGCGTCCCGCCACTACCAGACGGTGGCAGGCTTTCTGCTCAGCCAGTTCGGCCGGATACCCGATGTCGGCGATCGCATCGAGGTAGAGGGTTGGTGCTTCGAGATCGTCGATCTCGATGGCCGGCGCATCGACAAGCTGCTGGCCACGAGAATCAGTGAGACGTCGGTTCAGGCAAACACTTGA
- a CDS encoding carbohydrate porin has protein sequence MNRNRRSLALAGAAFGALALGSPAIAGDIPLKAPYLRPAFDWSGFYIGGHTGYGRGSSSAVLSDPLPVSTTGSVFSGVIGGVQGGYNVQMPSGLVLGVEADLTFPNYIISNSIISTLTGARSEVVHQLDYVGTARGRIGYASGHWLVYATGGFAFAGERFINTPDVGPDQKHINVRPGWAAGAGVEYAFAPHWSVRAEYLYTQFDRANVRFPSGAEHSSTLDFQQVRIGLNRKIDWPGSNSRTPKTDLTDPESDRWEIHGQTTYLPQGYPGFRAPYTGTNSFTPARQAQATWSNSLYLNARLWEGGEVYYNPELLQGFGLNDTVGAAGFPSGEAQKSNFPYPHYNTSRLFLRQTFGFGGEQEELASGPTQLGGKVDVNRLTIQAGKFAVTDVFDGNSYAKDTRKDFMNWSMWAPGAFDYSADKVGLSYGVTAELNQKQWAARGGYFLMQAVSNSNAFDTNVGQRGSYVGELELRYSLFSLPGKLRTIGWVNSAYAGSYRETLDNPALNLDIAQTRTGRIKYGYVVSVEQTLTDDIGLFGRWSWNNGKTEIMAFTDIDASLSMGTSIKGTRWGRPDDVIGIGGAINALSRDHRDFIAAGGLGVLIGDGQLNYRKERILETYYAYALTKQLTLTADYQLITNPAYNADRGPVHVFSGRFHGEF, from the coding sequence ATGAACCGCAACCGCCGATCCCTGGCACTGGCCGGCGCCGCGTTCGGCGCGCTGGCGCTCGGCAGCCCGGCAATTGCGGGGGACATCCCCCTCAAGGCGCCCTACCTTCGTCCGGCGTTCGACTGGAGCGGCTTCTACATCGGCGGACATACCGGCTACGGCCGCGGTTCTTCGAGCGCGGTGCTGTCAGATCCGCTGCCAGTTTCGACCACCGGCAGCGTCTTCAGCGGCGTAATCGGTGGCGTACAGGGTGGCTACAATGTTCAGATGCCGTCAGGCCTGGTGCTCGGCGTCGAAGCCGACCTGACGTTTCCGAACTACATCATCTCGAACTCGATCATCTCCACGCTAACCGGCGCCCGCTCCGAGGTCGTCCACCAACTGGATTATGTAGGCACCGCGCGCGGCCGCATCGGCTACGCCAGCGGACACTGGCTCGTTTACGCCACCGGCGGTTTCGCCTTCGCCGGCGAGCGCTTCATCAATACCCCCGACGTCGGCCCCGACCAGAAGCACATCAACGTCCGCCCCGGCTGGGCGGCGGGCGCCGGCGTGGAATACGCCTTCGCGCCGCACTGGAGCGTCAGGGCCGAATATCTCTACACCCAGTTCGATCGCGCCAACGTTCGCTTTCCTTCGGGCGCGGAACACAGTTCGACGCTCGATTTCCAGCAGGTTCGCATCGGCCTCAACCGCAAGATCGACTGGCCGGGATCGAACAGCCGCACGCCGAAGACCGACCTGACCGATCCCGAATCCGACCGCTGGGAAATTCACGGCCAGACGACCTACCTGCCGCAAGGCTATCCGGGATTCCGTGCCCCCTATACCGGCACCAACAGTTTTACGCCGGCGCGGCAGGCGCAGGCGACCTGGAGCAACAGCCTCTATCTCAATGCAAGGCTCTGGGAAGGCGGCGAGGTCTATTACAATCCCGAACTGCTGCAGGGCTTTGGCCTGAACGACACGGTAGGCGCCGCCGGCTTTCCCAGCGGCGAGGCGCAGAAGTCCAACTTCCCCTACCCGCATTACAACACGTCGCGCTTGTTTCTGCGCCAGACCTTCGGCTTTGGCGGCGAGCAGGAAGAGCTGGCCAGCGGCCCGACCCAGCTGGGCGGCAAGGTCGACGTCAACCGGCTGACGATTCAGGCCGGCAAGTTCGCCGTGACCGACGTGTTCGACGGCAATTCTTACGCCAAGGACACCCGCAAGGACTTTATGAACTGGTCGATGTGGGCGCCCGGCGCGTTCGATTATTCAGCCGACAAGGTCGGGCTGTCCTATGGCGTCACCGCCGAGCTCAACCAGAAGCAATGGGCGGCGCGCGGCGGTTATTTCCTGATGCAGGCCGTTTCGAACTCCAACGCCTTCGACACCAATGTAGGCCAGCGCGGCAGCTACGTAGGCGAACTGGAGCTGCGGTATTCGCTGTTCTCGCTGCCGGGAAAACTGCGCACCATCGGCTGGGTCAACAGTGCCTATGCCGGAAGCTACCGCGAGACGCTGGACAATCCAGCGCTCAATCTGGACATCGCGCAGACCCGCACCGGCCGCATCAAATACGGCTACGTCGTCAGCGTCGAGCAGACCCTGACCGACGACATTGGATTGTTCGGCCGCTGGAGCTGGAACAACGGCAAGACCGAGATCATGGCCTTCACCGACATCGACGCTTCGCTCTCGATGGGCACCTCGATCAAGGGCACCCGATGGGGCAGGCCCGACGACGTGATCGGCATCGGCGGCGCGATCAACGCGCTGTCACGCGACCATCGCGACTTCATCGCGGCCGGCGGGCTCGGCGTTCTGATCGGCGACGGCCAGCTCAACTATCGCAAGGAGCGCATCCTGGAGACATACTATGCGTACGCGCTCACCAAACAACTGACGCTGACCGCGGACTACCAGTTGATCACCAACCCCGCCTATAACGCCGACCGCGGCCCGGTCCACGTCTTCTCCGGCCGCTTCCACGGCGAGTTTTAG
- a CDS encoding creatininase family protein, protein MALTVPPRDWTEIHWPDIARMDAARWIAVLPLAATEQHGPHLPLETDVLIGEAYLARVRELLPAALPVTFLPVQPIGISTEHIDYPGTKTLPTDVALKEWMAIGESAARSGIRKLVMVTSHGGNSAAMSLVAQDLRAHRQMLVVTTSWFRFGIPDGLFSEEETRHGIHGGATETSIMLARYPQSVRKEAIADFRPASIAMEQKFRWLSAHRPVPFAWQTQDLHESGAVGDATKASAEKGEQLLDHGARAFCELLDDVDKFDPELFLRNHEVRDLSPQLSEIPKK, encoded by the coding sequence ATGGCTTTAACCGTTCCGCCCCGTGACTGGACCGAGATCCACTGGCCCGACATCGCCAGAATGGACGCCGCGCGCTGGATCGCGGTGCTGCCGCTGGCGGCCACCGAGCAGCACGGCCCGCATCTGCCGCTGGAAACCGACGTCCTGATCGGCGAGGCCTATCTGGCGCGCGTGCGCGAGCTGCTGCCGGCCGCGCTCCCGGTCACCTTTCTGCCCGTACAGCCGATCGGCATCTCCACCGAGCATATCGATTATCCCGGCACAAAGACGCTGCCGACCGACGTCGCATTGAAGGAATGGATGGCGATCGGCGAAAGCGCCGCGCGATCCGGGATCCGGAAGCTGGTGATGGTGACGAGCCACGGCGGCAACAGCGCGGCGATGTCGCTGGTGGCGCAGGATCTGCGCGCGCATCGTCAGATGCTCGTCGTCACCACGAGCTGGTTTCGCTTCGGCATACCGGATGGATTGTTTTCCGAAGAAGAGACGCGGCATGGCATTCATGGCGGCGCGACCGAGACGTCGATCATGCTGGCGCGCTATCCACAAAGTGTGCGGAAGGAAGCAATCGCCGATTTTCGTCCCGCCAGCATCGCGATGGAGCAGAAATTTCGCTGGCTGTCGGCGCATCGGCCGGTGCCATTCGCATGGCAGACGCAGGACCTGCATGAAAGCGGCGCGGTGGGCGACGCCACCAAAGCCTCCGCGGAGAAGGGCGAGCAACTGCTCGACCACGGCGCGCGCGCGTTCTGCGAATTGCTCGACGACGTCGACAAATTCGATCCGGAATTGTTTCTTCGTAACCATGAAGTCCGGGACTTATCCCCGCAACTATCTGAAATACCAAAGAAATAA
- a CDS encoding ABC transporter substrate-binding protein, translating into MNPAFLTRALTAGLVVLAAALMPARAETLDKVSFGTNWVAEAEHGGFFQAVADGTYKKYGLDVTIVPGGPNANNRILLTAGKIDFFMTANTLQSFDAVANNVPVVAVAAIFQKDPQVFLTHPETKFTKLEDLKPLTLFVSKEGVASYFQWLKSEYGFSESKVKPYTFNSQPFIVNKQSAMQGYVTSEPYAVEKAAGFKPGVILLADHGFNAYSTLIETRREIIDKKPDLVQRFVDASAIGWYNYIYGDNSAGNAMIKKMNPEMTDELLGYSVTKMKEYGIVDSGDTLRDGIGAMTDARVASFFDKMVRAGVVRRDIDYRQAYTLRFVNKGVGVDLRPKN; encoded by the coding sequence ATGAACCCGGCCTTTTTGACGCGAGCGTTAACCGCAGGTCTTGTCGTGCTGGCTGCGGCGCTGATGCCTGCGCGCGCGGAAACCCTCGACAAGGTGTCGTTTGGAACCAACTGGGTGGCGGAGGCCGAGCATGGCGGCTTCTTCCAGGCGGTTGCCGACGGCACCTACAAGAAATACGGTCTCGACGTCACCATCGTGCCGGGAGGCCCCAACGCCAACAACCGCATCCTGCTGACCGCCGGCAAAATCGACTTCTTCATGACCGCGAACACGCTGCAATCGTTCGACGCTGTCGCCAACAACGTGCCGGTGGTCGCGGTCGCCGCCATCTTCCAGAAGGATCCGCAGGTTTTCCTGACCCATCCGGAAACCAAATTCACCAAGCTCGAAGATCTCAAGCCGCTCACGCTATTCGTGTCCAAGGAAGGCGTCGCGAGCTATTTCCAGTGGCTGAAGTCCGAATACGGGTTCAGCGAGAGCAAGGTGAAACCCTACACCTTCAATTCGCAGCCCTTTATCGTGAACAAGCAGAGCGCGATGCAGGGCTATGTCACCTCCGAGCCCTATGCCGTCGAGAAGGCGGCGGGCTTCAAGCCGGGCGTGATCCTGCTCGCCGATCACGGCTTCAACGCCTATTCGACGCTGATCGAGACCCGCCGCGAGATCATCGACAAGAAGCCCGACCTCGTGCAGCGCTTCGTCGATGCTTCCGCGATCGGCTGGTACAATTATATCTACGGCGACAATTCGGCCGGCAACGCGATGATCAAGAAGATGAACCCGGAAATGACCGACGAATTGCTCGGCTATTCCGTCACCAAGATGAAGGAATACGGCATCGTCGACTCCGGCGACACCTTGCGCGACGGCATCGGCGCCATGACCGACGCGCGCGTGGCGAGCTTCTTTGACAAGATGGTGCGGGCTGGCGTGGTTCGCCGCGATATCGATTACCGCCAGGCCTACACGTTGCGCTTCGTCAACAAGGGCGTCGGCGTCGATCTGCGGCCGAAGAACTGA
- a CDS encoding ABC transporter ATP-binding protein: MASPAVSETDIDTAGLAVRLRAVTKVYENGVIALGPLDLDVAKGEFVSLLGPSGCGKSTALRLIAGLGAPSAGTVSVSHHATRADGRHPIGFVFQEPTLMPWASVRENVRLPLKLSHAPATEADGRIEDALTQVGLAEFADAFPRELSGGMKMRVSLARALVTDPDILLLDEPFAALDEITRFRLNNDLLDLWRKLHKTVIFVTHSVFESVYLSQRVTVMTARPGRLASEFRIDTVEPRGEEFRTSAEYAGYCREVSSALAPSYSGQRSA, encoded by the coding sequence ATGGCCTCGCCCGCCGTGTCCGAGACGGATATCGATACGGCGGGCCTTGCCGTGCGGTTGCGCGCCGTCACCAAGGTCTATGAGAACGGCGTGATTGCGCTGGGGCCGCTCGATCTCGATGTCGCCAAAGGCGAATTCGTATCACTGCTCGGGCCGTCCGGCTGCGGAAAGTCGACCGCGCTGCGGCTGATCGCGGGGCTCGGCGCGCCGAGCGCAGGCACGGTGAGCGTTTCCCATCACGCAACGAGGGCGGATGGGCGGCATCCCATCGGTTTTGTGTTTCAGGAGCCGACGCTGATGCCGTGGGCAAGCGTGCGCGAAAACGTTCGCCTGCCGCTGAAGCTTTCGCACGCGCCGGCGACTGAGGCCGATGGCCGCATCGAGGACGCGCTGACGCAGGTAGGCCTTGCCGAGTTTGCCGATGCATTCCCCCGTGAATTGTCCGGCGGTATGAAGATGCGGGTCTCGCTGGCGCGCGCGCTCGTCACCGATCCGGATATTCTGCTGCTGGATGAGCCGTTCGCGGCGCTCGACGAGATCACGCGATTTCGGCTCAACAACGATCTGCTTGATCTGTGGCGCAAGCTGCACAAGACCGTCATCTTCGTCACCCATTCGGTATTCGAGTCGGTCTATCTGTCGCAGCGGGTGACCGTGATGACGGCGCGACCGGGCCGCTTGGCAAGCGAATTTCGCATCGACACCGTGGAGCCGCGCGGGGAGGAGTTTCGCACCTCGGCCGAATATGCCGGCTATTGCCGCGAGGTCTCCAGCGCGCTGGCGCCGTCCTATTCCGGGCAGCGCAGCGCATGA
- a CDS encoding ABC transporter permease produces MSSVQNIGRLLLPIAVLAAGLALWELVVRVNDIQPYVLPSPHVVFQTLVGDWPVLSESLGVTLLTTLEGFIAAAVGGIALALLFNQSKWLEYSLFPYAVILQVTPVIAIAPLLLIYLPQQTAVIVCAWIVGFFPVLSNTTLGLNSVDRNLAGLFQLYGASRLQTLRYLKLPAALPYILGGLRIAGGLSLIGAVVAEIAAGTAGAGSGLAFRIAESGYRLNIPRMFAALLLLSVAGIVIYGLLALVSHLVLRRWHESALGKEN; encoded by the coding sequence ATGAGCTCCGTCCAGAATATCGGCCGTTTGCTGCTGCCCATCGCCGTGCTCGCCGCGGGCCTGGCGCTGTGGGAGCTTGTGGTCCGCGTCAACGACATCCAGCCTTACGTGCTGCCGAGCCCTCACGTCGTGTTTCAGACGCTGGTCGGCGACTGGCCGGTGCTGTCGGAATCGCTTGGCGTCACTCTTCTCACCACGCTGGAAGGCTTTATCGCCGCTGCCGTCGGCGGTATTGCGCTGGCGCTGCTGTTCAATCAGTCGAAATGGCTGGAATATTCGCTGTTTCCCTATGCGGTAATCCTGCAGGTCACACCGGTGATCGCAATTGCGCCGCTACTGCTGATCTATCTGCCGCAGCAGACCGCGGTCATCGTCTGCGCCTGGATCGTCGGTTTCTTTCCGGTCCTGTCCAACACCACGCTCGGGCTGAATTCGGTGGACCGTAATCTGGCCGGGCTGTTTCAGCTCTATGGCGCGTCACGGCTGCAGACGCTGCGGTACCTGAAATTGCCGGCGGCGCTGCCGTATATTCTCGGCGGTCTGCGGATCGCGGGCGGCCTGTCGCTGATCGGCGCCGTGGTCGCCGAAATCGCGGCGGGTACCGCGGGCGCCGGCTCCGGGCTTGCCTTCCGGATCGCAGAATCCGGCTATCGCCTCAACATTCCCCGAATGTTCGCGGCGTTGCTGTTGCTGTCCGTCGCCGGGATTGTCATTTATGGGCTGCTGGCGCTAGTTTCGCATCTGGTATTACGGCGCTGGCATGAGAGCGCGCTTGGAAAGGAAAACTGA
- a CDS encoding 2-hydroxyacid dehydrogenase translates to MAAANISSEKIDLLVYGPIRPILENGFPDQFVLHMAESRADLERLTPDVLAKTRGIAVTYHTVPADKKSLSHFPKLEIVASFGVGYDHVDSAYAREHNIVVTNTPDVLTEEVADVAMGLLISTLREFVKADRYLRSGLWQTQNYPLSVGSLRDRKIGIVGMGRIGQAIGRRLEASRVPVSYHSRNPSSAVSYTHYPDLMEMAKAVDTLIVIVPGGASTAKMINADVLKALGPRGVLINVARGSVVDEPALVAALKSGTILAAGLDVFANEPNVPDELKAMQNVVLLPHIGSASVVTRNAMDQLVVDNLKNWFAGKAPLTPVPETPVKGR, encoded by the coding sequence ATGGCTGCCGCGAATATTTCGTCCGAAAAGATCGATCTGTTGGTCTACGGACCGATCAGGCCGATCCTCGAAAACGGCTTCCCGGACCAGTTCGTCCTGCATATGGCGGAGAGCCGTGCCGATCTCGAGCGATTGACGCCCGATGTGCTGGCGAAGACCCGCGGTATCGCGGTCACCTATCACACGGTGCCGGCCGACAAGAAATCGCTGTCGCATTTCCCCAAGCTCGAGATCGTCGCGAGCTTCGGCGTCGGCTACGACCATGTCGATTCCGCCTATGCGCGTGAGCACAATATCGTCGTCACCAACACGCCCGACGTGCTGACCGAGGAGGTCGCCGATGTCGCAATGGGCCTGTTGATTTCGACCCTGCGCGAATTCGTCAAGGCCGACCGCTATCTGCGCTCCGGCCTGTGGCAGACGCAGAACTATCCCTTGAGCGTCGGCTCGCTGCGCGACCGCAAGATCGGGATCGTCGGCATGGGCCGCATCGGACAGGCGATCGGACGCCGGTTGGAGGCCTCGCGCGTGCCGGTGTCCTATCACTCGCGCAATCCGTCGTCAGCCGTGTCGTACACGCACTATCCCGACCTGATGGAGATGGCGAAGGCCGTGGATACGCTGATCGTGATCGTGCCCGGCGGCGCTTCTACCGCCAAGATGATCAATGCCGACGTGCTGAAGGCGCTCGGTCCGCGCGGCGTTTTGATCAACGTCGCGCGCGGCTCCGTGGTCGACGAGCCGGCGCTGGTGGCGGCGCTGAAATCCGGCACCATCCTCGCGGCCGGGCTCGACGTGTTCGCCAACGAGCCGAACGTGCCGGACGAGCTGAAGGCCATGCAAAATGTCGTGCTGTTGCCACATATCGGCTCAGCTTCGGTGGTAACGCGGAACGCCATGGATCAGCTTGTCGTCGACAATCTGAAAAACTGGTTTGCCGGCAAGGCGCCGTTGACGCCCGTGCCGGAAACCCCGGTGAAGGGACGCTGA
- a CDS encoding AprI/Inh family metalloprotease inhibitor, whose translation MVAALTALLAFASQAAAQDSSTLKKDMIGQWELATTERSKTCVVTLKGDTTPQGLKLELEPSCAAALPFTKEITAWNIKGLDIVRLQDAAGQPVIDFTEVESGIFEGLRTGEGVYILQNLAAARSLAKSMDQMIGDWSMVRGNGQTICGLTLTNTEATGDNFQVFLKPKCDPAVAAFAPNQWRLDHGRMLLLSAKGETWQFEADDNAQWRRVPDAADPLIMMRGQ comes from the coding sequence ATGGTGGCAGCGCTGACGGCGCTGCTGGCGTTTGCGTCGCAGGCTGCGGCGCAGGATTCCTCGACGCTGAAGAAAGACATGATCGGGCAGTGGGAGCTTGCCACCACCGAGCGCAGCAAGACCTGCGTCGTCACGCTGAAGGGCGATACGACGCCGCAAGGACTCAAGCTCGAACTTGAGCCGAGCTGTGCCGCGGCGCTGCCGTTCACCAAGGAAATCACGGCCTGGAATATCAAGGGGCTGGATATCGTGCGGCTGCAGGATGCGGCCGGCCAGCCGGTGATCGACTTCACCGAAGTCGAGAGCGGCATCTTCGAGGGCTTGCGGACCGGCGAGGGCGTCTACATCCTGCAAAACCTCGCCGCCGCCCGCTCGCTCGCCAAGTCGATGGACCAGATGATCGGCGACTGGTCGATGGTCCGGGGCAACGGCCAGACGATCTGCGGCCTGACGCTGACCAACACCGAGGCGACGGGCGACAATTTCCAGGTATTCCTGAAGCCGAAATGCGACCCTGCGGTCGCGGCTTTCGCGCCGAACCAGTGGCGGCTCGATCACGGCCGGATGCTGCTGCTGTCTGCCAAAGGCGAAACCTGGCAGTTCGAGGCCGACGACAATGCGCAGTGGCGGCGGGTGCCCGACGCGGCCGATCCCCTGATCATGATGCGGGGACAGTAG
- a CDS encoding GDSL-type esterase/lipase family protein, with product MKLRAFRLGTLGALAILMGISTFVSASAHAATIVALGASNTYGKGVARNQAYPAQLEAILRAKGANVRVVNAGINGDTTEGMLQRLDRTVPNGTSAVILQPGGNDRRKGSPDRTAEIQSRLKARGIPVIMIANGTFRGLPHQPDGQHLTPEGYHMLAEHVASQVAGILGR from the coding sequence ATGAAATTGCGGGCTTTTCGGCTTGGCACCCTCGGGGCTTTGGCGATCCTGATGGGCATATCCACTTTCGTATCCGCGTCGGCCCATGCGGCAACGATCGTGGCGCTTGGCGCCAGCAACACTTACGGCAAAGGGGTAGCCCGCAATCAGGCCTATCCCGCGCAACTGGAGGCGATCTTGCGGGCAAAGGGAGCCAATGTCCGTGTCGTCAACGCCGGCATCAACGGCGACACCACCGAAGGCATGTTGCAGCGCCTTGACCGAACGGTGCCGAACGGCACCAGCGCCGTCATCCTGCAGCCCGGCGGCAACGACCGCCGCAAAGGCTCGCCGGATCGAACGGCGGAAATTCAGAGCCGGCTGAAGGCGCGGGGCATCCCGGTGATCATGATCGCCAATGGCACTTTCAGGGGATTGCCGCATCAGCCCGACGGCCAGCATCTGACGCCGGAAGGCTACCACATGCTTGCCGAGCATGTGGCGTCTCAGGTCGCGGGCATACTTGGCCGCTAA
- a CDS encoding YciI family protein, with protein sequence MRFMYIVTSSQPMRGPTPALMEAMAKLADREIKAGRMIDSGGLMPVATGAQVRITDGKLSVVDGPFVETKEMIGGYAIFELRDKEEAVAAAREFMQLHLQHMPGWEGTCEVRSFATPGVDGACEVNVRAHA encoded by the coding sequence ATGCGCTTCATGTATATCGTTACCTCGTCCCAGCCCATGCGCGGCCCGACGCCGGCTTTGATGGAGGCGATGGCCAAGCTTGCCGACCGGGAGATCAAGGCCGGCCGCATGATCGACAGCGGCGGGCTGATGCCGGTTGCCACGGGCGCGCAGGTGCGCATTACCGACGGCAAGCTCAGCGTGGTCGACGGGCCGTTCGTCGAGACCAAGGAAATGATCGGCGGCTACGCAATCTTCGAGCTCCGCGACAAGGAAGAGGCGGTCGCTGCAGCGAGGGAATTCATGCAACTGCACCTCCAGCACATGCCGGGCTGGGAAGGGACCTGCGAGGTTCGTTCCTTTGCGACGCCGGGCGTGGACGGTGCGTGCGAGGTCAATGTGCGCGCGCACGCCTGA
- a CDS encoding RNA polymerase sigma factor, translating to MTAADVHRTILAVWRIEQPRLITGLSRMLRDVTLAEDLTQEALVAALEHWPITGVPEKPGAWLMATAKRRALDDLRRRSMLARKHEMLIRDLEQEQQAMPDPDAGLDDDIGDELLRLIFTACHPKLSREARAALALRMICGLTTEEIARAFLQPEATIAQRIVRAKRTLSDSGLAYETPRGEELSERLASVLEVVYLIFNEGYTAARGDEWLRPQLCSDALRMGRVLTLVAPQEAEAHGLLALMELNASRTAARTDAAGDPILLMDQNRMLWDRLQIRRGLSALARAQELGDGQGFYVLQAAIVACHARASTPDETEWPRIAKLYGELSGLVRSPIIELNRAVAVGMAEGPAAALAMVDGLACEPALKNYHLLESVRGDLLCKLGRFAEARAAFEIAAGLAGNRREYDLLQRRVVEAARRSEIAR from the coding sequence ATGACGGCCGCCGACGTCCATCGCACCATCCTGGCGGTCTGGCGCATCGAGCAACCGCGCCTGATCACCGGCCTGTCCCGGATGTTGCGGGATGTGACGCTGGCCGAAGACCTGACGCAGGAAGCCCTGGTGGCGGCGCTCGAGCATTGGCCCATCACCGGCGTGCCGGAAAAGCCGGGCGCATGGCTGATGGCAACCGCCAAACGCCGCGCGCTAGATGATCTGCGTCGCCGCAGCATGCTCGCGCGCAAGCACGAGATGCTGATACGCGACCTGGAGCAGGAGCAGCAGGCGATGCCCGATCCGGACGCCGGGCTGGACGATGATATCGGCGACGAACTGTTGCGGCTGATCTTCACCGCCTGCCATCCAAAACTGTCGCGCGAGGCGCGCGCAGCTCTCGCACTCAGGATGATCTGCGGCCTGACCACCGAAGAGATCGCGCGCGCCTTCCTGCAGCCGGAGGCGACCATTGCCCAGCGCATCGTGCGCGCGAAGCGAACGCTGTCGGACTCCGGGCTCGCTTACGAAACCCCGCGCGGCGAGGAGCTTTCAGAGCGGCTCGCTTCGGTGCTGGAGGTCGTGTACCTCATCTTCAACGAAGGCTACACGGCCGCCCGCGGCGACGAATGGCTGCGGCCGCAGCTTTGCAGCGATGCATTGCGCATGGGCCGCGTGCTGACACTGGTCGCGCCGCAGGAAGCGGAAGCCCACGGCCTGCTCGCGCTGATGGAGCTGAACGCTTCGCGCACCGCGGCGCGCACGGATGCAGCCGGCGATCCAATTCTGCTGATGGACCAGAACCGGATGCTGTGGGACCGGCTTCAGATCCGCCGCGGATTGTCGGCGCTGGCGCGCGCGCAGGAGCTTGGCGATGGGCAGGGATTCTACGTGCTGCAGGCGGCGATCGTCGCCTGTCACGCCAGAGCCTCCACGCCTGATGAAACGGAGTGGCCGCGTATTGCAAAGCTCTATGGCGAACTCTCAGGCCTGGTGCGCTCGCCGATCATCGAGCTCAACCGCGCGGTAGCGGTCGGCATGGCGGAGGGGCCGGCGGCCGCGCTCGCGATGGTGGATGGACTGGCGTGCGAGCCTGCGCTGAAGAACTATCATCTCCTGGAAAGCGTCCGCGGCGATCTGCTTTGCAAGCTCGGCCGCTTTGCGGAAGCGCGCGCCGCATTCGAGATCGCGGCAGGATTAGCGGGCAACCGGCGCGAGTATGATCTGCTGCAACGACGCGTCGTTGAAGCGGCCCGACGCAGCGAAATTGCGCGTTGA